Proteins encoded together in one Bos indicus isolate NIAB-ARS_2022 breed Sahiwal x Tharparkar chromosome 25, NIAB-ARS_B.indTharparkar_mat_pri_1.0, whole genome shotgun sequence window:
- the MSRB1 gene encoding methionine-R-sulfoxide reductase B1, with product MSFCSFFGGEIFQNHFEPGIYVCAKCGYELFSSRSKYAHSSPWPAFTETIHADSVAKRPEHNRPEAIKVSCGRCGNGLGHEFLNDGPKRGQSRFUIFSSSLKFIPKAEETSASQGQ from the exons ATGTCGTTCTGCAGCTTCTTCGGGGGCGAGATTTTCCAGAACCACTTTGAGCCGG GTATCTACGTGTGTGCCAAGTGTGGCTATGAGCTCTTCTCCAGCCGCTCCAAGTACGCACACTCATCCCCATGGCCGGCGTTCACTGAGACCATCCATGCTGACAGTGTGGCCAAGCGGCCAGAGCACAATCGGCCTGAAGCCATAAAG GTATCCTGTGGCAGGTGTGGCAACGGGCTGGGCCATGAGTTCCTGAACGATGGCCCCAAGCGCGGACAGTCCCGCTTCTGAATTTTCAGCAGCTCATTGAAGTTTATCCCTAAAG
- the RPL3L gene encoding ribosomal protein uL3-like isoform X1: protein MQARRTTGRSLGSVAHFQSGLWDRLAAPPGETPALTYLPSRPQSHRKFSAPRHGHLGFLPHKRSHRHRGKVKTWPRDDPSQPVHLTAFLGYKAGMTHTLREVHRPGLKISKREEVEAVTIVETPPLVVVGVVGYVATPRGLRSFKTIFAEHLSDECRRRFYKDWHKSKKKAFTKACKRWRDADGKKQLQKDFAAMKKYCKVIRVIVHTQMKLLPFRQKKAHIMEVQLNGGTVAEKVAWAQARLEKQVPVHSVFSQNEIIDVIAVTKGRGIKGVTSRWHTKKLPRKTHKGLRKVACIGAWHPARVGCSIARAGQKGYHHRTELNKKIYRIGRGLHMEDGKVVKNNASTSYDVTDKSITPLGGFPHYGEVNNDFVMLKGCIAGTKKRVITLRKSLLVHHSRQALENIELKFIDTTSKFGHGRFQTAQEKRAFMGPQKKHLEKEKPETSGDL, encoded by the exons ATGCAGGCCCGGAGGACCACCGGGCGCAGCCTGGGGTCTGTGGCTCACTTCCAGTCTGGACTCTGGGACCGTCTAGCTGCCCCTCCTGGGGAGACCCCAGCTCTGACCTAcctcccctcccgcccccagTCCCACCGGAAGTTCTCTGCCCCCCGGCATGGACACCTGGGCTTCCTGCCACACAAGAGGAGCCACCGGCACCGGGGCAAGGTGAAGACGTGGCCTCGTGACGACCCCAGCCAGCCCGTGCACCTCACGGCCTTCCTGGGCTACAAGGCGGGCATGACGCACACTCTGCGGGAGGTGCACCGGCCTGGCCTCA AAATTTCCAAGCGGGAGGAGGTGGAGGCAGTGACGATTGTGGAGACGCCGcctctggtggtggtgggtgtGGTGGGCTATGTGGCCACCCCGCGGGGCCTGCGGAGCTTCAAGACCATCTTCGCAGAGCATCTCAGTGATGAGTGCCGCCGCCGCTTCTACAAGGACTG GCACAAGAGCAAGAAAAAAGCCTTCACCAAGGCCTGTAAGAGGTGGCGTGACGCCGACGGCAAGAAGCAGCTGCAGAAGGACTTTGCCGCCATGAAGAAGTACTGCAAAGTCATCCGGGTCATCGTCCACACCCAG ATGAAGCTGCTGCCCTTCCGGCAGAAGAAGGCCCACATCATGGAGGTCCAGCTGAACGGCGGCACGGTGGCTGAGAAGGTAGCCTGGGCCCAGGCCCGGCTGGAGAAGCAGGTGCCCGTCCACAGTGTGTTCAGCCAGAATGAGATCATCGATGTTATTGCCGTCACCAAGGGCAGGGGCATCAAAG GCGTCACGAGCCGCTGGCATACGAAGAAGCTGCCGCGGAAGACCCATAAGGGGCTGCGCAAGGTGGCCTGCATTGGTGCCTGGCACCCTGCCCGCGTGGGCTGCTCCATTGCCCGGGCTGGGCAGAAGGGCTACCATCACCGCACGGAGCTCAACAAGAAG ATCTACCGCATCGGCCGGGGGCTCCACATGGAGGACGGGAAGGTGGTTAAGAACAATGCATCCACCAGCTACGACGTGACTGACAAATCCATCACGCCGCTG GGAGGCTTCCCGCACTACGGGGAAGTCAACAACGACTTTGTCATGCTGAAAGGTTGCATCGCGGGCACCAAGAAGCGGGTCATCACATTGAGGAAG TCCCTCCTGGTGCACCACAGCCGCCAGGCCCTGGAGAACATCGAGCTCAAGTTCATTGACACCACCTCCAAGTTTGGCCATGGCCGCTTCCAGACAGCCCAAGAGAAGAGGGCCTTCATG GGTCCCCAAAAGaagcatctggagaaggaaaagccgGAGACCTCGGGAGACTTGTAG
- the RPL3L gene encoding ribosomal protein uL3-like isoform X2, producing MSHRKFSAPRHGHLGFLPHKRSHRHRGKVKTWPRDDPSQPVHLTAFLGYKAGMTHTLREVHRPGLKISKREEVEAVTIVETPPLVVVGVVGYVATPRGLRSFKTIFAEHLSDECRRRFYKDWHKSKKKAFTKACKRWRDADGKKQLQKDFAAMKKYCKVIRVIVHTQMKLLPFRQKKAHIMEVQLNGGTVAEKVAWAQARLEKQVPVHSVFSQNEIIDVIAVTKGRGIKGVTSRWHTKKLPRKTHKGLRKVACIGAWHPARVGCSIARAGQKGYHHRTELNKKIYRIGRGLHMEDGKVVKNNASTSYDVTDKSITPLGGFPHYGEVNNDFVMLKGCIAGTKKRVITLRKSLLVHHSRQALENIELKFIDTTSKFGHGRFQTAQEKRAFMGPQKKHLEKEKPETSGDL from the exons TCCCACCGGAAGTTCTCTGCCCCCCGGCATGGACACCTGGGCTTCCTGCCACACAAGAGGAGCCACCGGCACCGGGGCAAGGTGAAGACGTGGCCTCGTGACGACCCCAGCCAGCCCGTGCACCTCACGGCCTTCCTGGGCTACAAGGCGGGCATGACGCACACTCTGCGGGAGGTGCACCGGCCTGGCCTCA AAATTTCCAAGCGGGAGGAGGTGGAGGCAGTGACGATTGTGGAGACGCCGcctctggtggtggtgggtgtGGTGGGCTATGTGGCCACCCCGCGGGGCCTGCGGAGCTTCAAGACCATCTTCGCAGAGCATCTCAGTGATGAGTGCCGCCGCCGCTTCTACAAGGACTG GCACAAGAGCAAGAAAAAAGCCTTCACCAAGGCCTGTAAGAGGTGGCGTGACGCCGACGGCAAGAAGCAGCTGCAGAAGGACTTTGCCGCCATGAAGAAGTACTGCAAAGTCATCCGGGTCATCGTCCACACCCAG ATGAAGCTGCTGCCCTTCCGGCAGAAGAAGGCCCACATCATGGAGGTCCAGCTGAACGGCGGCACGGTGGCTGAGAAGGTAGCCTGGGCCCAGGCCCGGCTGGAGAAGCAGGTGCCCGTCCACAGTGTGTTCAGCCAGAATGAGATCATCGATGTTATTGCCGTCACCAAGGGCAGGGGCATCAAAG GCGTCACGAGCCGCTGGCATACGAAGAAGCTGCCGCGGAAGACCCATAAGGGGCTGCGCAAGGTGGCCTGCATTGGTGCCTGGCACCCTGCCCGCGTGGGCTGCTCCATTGCCCGGGCTGGGCAGAAGGGCTACCATCACCGCACGGAGCTCAACAAGAAG ATCTACCGCATCGGCCGGGGGCTCCACATGGAGGACGGGAAGGTGGTTAAGAACAATGCATCCACCAGCTACGACGTGACTGACAAATCCATCACGCCGCTG GGAGGCTTCCCGCACTACGGGGAAGTCAACAACGACTTTGTCATGCTGAAAGGTTGCATCGCGGGCACCAAGAAGCGGGTCATCACATTGAGGAAG TCCCTCCTGGTGCACCACAGCCGCCAGGCCCTGGAGAACATCGAGCTCAAGTTCATTGACACCACCTCCAAGTTTGGCCATGGCCGCTTCCAGACAGCCCAAGAGAAGAGGGCCTTCATG GGTCCCCAAAAGaagcatctggagaaggaaaagccgGAGACCTCGGGAGACTTGTAG